The Arcanobacterium pinnipediorum genome includes the window CTGGTGATATCAAATCCGTTACAACAGATGATGCTACCTACCAGGCAAAAACAGTTATCTTGGCGCTAGGATCTGAATATCGCAAGCTCGGTCTTGAAGGCGAAACAGCCTACACCGGTAAGGGACTTTCTTACTGTGCTACCTGTGATGGTTTCTTCTTTAAGGGCCAAGAGATTGCCGTGATTGGTGGCGGTGATTCCGCAGTCACGGAAGCAATTTTCCTCTCACGCTTTGCCTCCACGGTGCATTTGATCCACCGTCGTGATGAGCTACGTGCATCGAAGGTAATGGCTCAGCGTATCAACGATATCGAAAACATCACCGTGCACTGGAATTCTAAGATTGCAGACATCAATGGCGCTGGTGGCTTAGAATCATTGACTCTTGAAGATACCGTCACCGGTGAACACTCTGATTTGCCTGTATCTGGTATGTTTGTTGCAATCGGCCACGATCCACGTACCGCGGTTCTCAACGGCCAGCTCGAACTCGATGGTCATGGCTATATCAAGGTTGATTCGCCTTCTGCAAAGACCTCCATTCCAGGTGTTTTCGCATGTGGAGATGTCGTTGACTCAACCTATCAGCAAGCAGTTACCGCTGCCGGTAGCGGTTGTGTAGCAGCTCTTGATGCTGAAACATACTTGATTAACTTGGAGGCTAATGAAGCATCACAGTGATAGATGTAGCGAACTCTGAATTTACGATGCGATATTTTTTCGCCTCGTGGTCACTTGCCAGTATCCAGATGCGGCGTATTTTCAACGAAGTTGCCGCGGATATTTGCCGCTATATACAAAATGTACCTGAGTTATCGGGAACACCGCTCACAGTGTTGGCTGTTGATATTGATCAACAGCCAACACTAGTGGAAACTCATGGTATTACACATGTTCCCGCTATTCAGTTATCAGCAAACAGCCAGGACCTCATCACTCTCGTGGGAGCGAGACCTAAACTGGCGTTGCGCAGTGAACTTATCACCGCGTTAGAAAAGCACAGCATCAATGCTCGTGTAACAAAGGAGTAATTATGGCAGAACATACGGACGGTAGCACGCATATCCTTAATTCTGCTGCCGCCGCTGCCAGCGGTGATAGCTCGTCCTCATTCAACCCAATCGAGCCACAAATCGACGAAGAGATGTGGGCTCACGTATATTCCAGTCGCGCATTAAACACCAAACAGTCTGAGACACGATCCTTATTTGCTGTCGCTAACCGTCCTGAAGTTGTTTCACTCGCTGGCGGTATGCCCAATATTTCTGGTTTGCCGTTGGACTTTTTAGCAGACATGTCTGCAAAGCTCATGCGCGAACGCGGCACCGAGCTTCTGCAATATGGCGGCGGTCAGGGCGAGTTGGAGTTGCGCGAGCAGATCGTCAATCTTCTTGAAAAAGAGGGCGTACATGCCTCTCCTGATCAGATCACTGTAACGACCGGTTCTCAAGCAGCACTTGATATTGTTACCCAGGTTCTCGTTAATCCTGGTGACGTTATCGTCGCTGAAGCTCCATCGTATGTTGGTGCGCTAGGAGTATTTGCCGCCCATGAGGCGAAGGTTGTTCATGTCCCGATGGATGAAGATGGTTTGATTCCTGAAGAGCTAGAACGCACTCTTACCGAGCTTGAAAAAGCCGGAACACCGGTGAAGTTTATCTATACCGTTCCAAACTTCCATAATCCTGGCGGTGTGTGCTTAGCGATCGAGCGTCGGCCACAAATTGTTGAGATTGCTAAGCGACATAAGGTTATTATTCTCGAAGATAATCCTTATGGCATGCTTGGTTTCGATGATCAAACGAACCGTGCACTCTATAATTGGAATCCTGACGGCGTTATTTATTTGGGTTCATTTTCTAAGATTTTCGCTCCGGGCTATCGAGTCGGTTGGGCTTTAGCAAGTGAAGAACTCACTGCTCGGCTTGTGCTTGCTAACGAGAACGCAGTCCTTTCCCCAACCAAGGTTGGGCAACTATCGATTGCCGAGTATCTACGTACCTATGATTGGCTTAGCCAAATCAAAGAATACCGTGTGATGTATTGCGAACGTCGGAACGCAATGAATAAAGCCCTCGAAGAGTACTTACCGCAATGTCGGTGGACCGTTCCCGATGGTGGTTTCTATATTTGGGTTCAATTACCCGACGGCATTAACGCCCGAGAGATGCTTCCCCGTGCAGTCGATAACGGTGTTGCTTACGTTTCTGGAACTGCTTTCTACGCCGATGGTCAAGGATCAGATCATATTCGTCTATCCTTCTGTTACCCCACCCCGGATCGAATTACTGAAGGCGTCAAGCGGTTGGCAAAGACGATCGAAGAAGAATTACTCCTCAAGTAATCATTCAAATCACATGGTAGGAACATCTTCATAGAATATTCGTCATTCGTGACATTTGTTTTTCAATACTACGTGCAACCTTATTCTGATGGTGTGATATTCAGGTATTTACGCGATCACATAAGCTCACATAACACTACAGCTCACCGATAGTCATTAGATCTACGGTGAGCTGTAGTAATACTAGCTAGATCGCGTGTTGAGTTGTTCAGCTGACACTGTATATCACGCTCTCATACTGCGATGTCACGCGCTCATACTGCGATCTCACGCCTTCGTCCTACAATGTTTCACGTGAAACATCGATCGACTCTTCATCGAGCAAGTCGAGAATACGGTTCAGATCGTCAATGGAACCGAAGTCGATTGAAATGCGTCCTTTCTTCTGCCCCATAACGACTTTTACTTTTGTTTCGAAGCGATCCATGAGACGCGATGCAAGTTCGCTCAGTTCTGGCTGATATTGTGATGAACGGTGCGATCCAGGTTTTTTAACCTGTTCTCCGCCTTCACCGAGGGCAACGAGTTCTTCGATTGCACGCACTGATAGATTTTCTGCAACAATGCGTTGCGCTAAACGTTCCATCGCAGCCGGATCAGAGAGCCCTAACAATGCTCTAGCATGACCTGCTGAAATAACATTCGCAGCTACCCGACGCTGTACGAGTGGTGGTAGCTTCAACAGACGTAATGTATTCGAAATTTGTGGACGTGATCGAGCAATTCGGCGCGATAACTCTTCTTGAGTACAGTTGAAGTCCTCCATCAACTGTTGATATGCAGCTGCTTCTTCAAGAGCATTGAGCTGAGCTCGATGAAGATTCTCTAGCAAAGCGTCGCGCAACATATCGCCGGTATCTGTGTGCCGTACTATCGCTGGTACGGAACTGTTTCCTGCTAAACGTGATGCGCGCCAACGCCGTTCACCCATGATAAGTTCATAGCGTGCTTCTGGATGATCTTGAATTGGCTGATCTAGTGGCCGAACCACAATCGGTTGAAGCACACCGACTTCTTTGATGGACGCTGCTAATTCAGCTAAATCATCTTCATCAAAGATTTGGCGTGGCTGATGCATATTCGGGACGATTTCATCGAGGGAGAGCTCACCGAAAGTCGCACCTGGGATTTCCTGTAAATCGTTAGAATCGTTAATTGTAGACGATTCACTGTTTTCACGAGATTGTTCTTGCATATCCTGCTGTCGCTCTGGCTGATCACCTGCCGATGTTTCACGTGAAACATTGGCTGGAGTCGAATCTATTTCAGGTTTACGCGATGAAACAGATTTTTCAACACCCAGTTCAGCCACTAGAGTTGCGTGAGTAGATTCAGAGGTGGAATGACTAGAAACTGAATCCTGATCAGTGCCAGGTTCGCTAACCTTTGTTGCGATGCTTTCAGTAGGAATCACATCGCTATCCGCCTTATCCTTGTGCGTCTTTATCTTAGCTTTAGATGCACGTGTTGAAGCTACTTTCGTTGACTTTGTTGTGGCGGACGGCTTTGCTACTCCGGCCGAATCAGACTGCACAACTGGGGCAGCTTCATTCTTAGAGTCCTTCTCCTCGATGCGCGGAGTTTCATAGATCTTGGAGTCATCTGTGTTAATAGGTGACTCTTGAGTACGTCTTGAGTTGTTGTTTTCTTCGTTATGTGTGAAGAATATGTCGATTGGCCGCTTACGTGATTCTTCCTGATCAGCAGGGAAAAGTGCTCCGATACCTCGCCCTAAGCCACGC containing:
- the trxB gene encoding thioredoxin-disulfide reductase, whose amino-acid sequence is MSTIHDVIIVGSGPAGWTAATYTGRAGLKPIVLAGTLNSGGALMTTTEVENFPGWPEPIMGPELMMRMQEQAERFGAEVRYEDAISFDLTGDIKSVTTDDATYQAKTVILALGSEYRKLGLEGETAYTGKGLSYCATCDGFFFKGQEIAVIGGGDSAVTEAIFLSRFASTVHLIHRRDELRASKVMAQRINDIENITVHWNSKIADINGAGGLESLTLEDTVTGEHSDLPVSGMFVAIGHDPRTAVLNGQLELDGHGYIKVDSPSAKTSIPGVFACGDVVDSTYQQAVTAAGSGCVAALDAETYLINLEANEASQ
- a CDS encoding thioredoxin family protein, with protein sequence MRYFFASWSLASIQMRRIFNEVAADICRYIQNVPELSGTPLTVLAVDIDQQPTLVETHGITHVPAIQLSANSQDLITLVGARPKLALRSELITALEKHSINARVTKE
- a CDS encoding PLP-dependent aminotransferase family protein, with protein sequence MAEHTDGSTHILNSAAAAASGDSSSSFNPIEPQIDEEMWAHVYSSRALNTKQSETRSLFAVANRPEVVSLAGGMPNISGLPLDFLADMSAKLMRERGTELLQYGGGQGELELREQIVNLLEKEGVHASPDQITVTTGSQAALDIVTQVLVNPGDVIVAEAPSYVGALGVFAAHEAKVVHVPMDEDGLIPEELERTLTELEKAGTPVKFIYTVPNFHNPGGVCLAIERRPQIVEIAKRHKVIILEDNPYGMLGFDDQTNRALYNWNPDGVIYLGSFSKIFAPGYRVGWALASEELTARLVLANENAVLSPTKVGQLSIAEYLRTYDWLSQIKEYRVMYCERRNAMNKALEEYLPQCRWTVPDGGFYIWVQLPDGINAREMLPRAVDNGVAYVSGTAFYADGQGSDHIRLSFCYPTPDRITEGVKRLAKTIEEELLLK
- a CDS encoding ParB/RepB/Spo0J family partition protein, producing the protein MAEKRRGLGRGIGALFPADQEESRKRPIDIFFTHNEENNNSRRTQESPINTDDSKIYETPRIEEKDSKNEAAPVVQSDSAGVAKPSATTKSTKVASTRASKAKIKTHKDKADSDVIPTESIATKVSEPGTDQDSVSSHSTSESTHATLVAELGVEKSVSSRKPEIDSTPANVSRETSAGDQPERQQDMQEQSRENSESSTINDSNDLQEIPGATFGELSLDEIVPNMHQPRQIFDEDDLAELAASIKEVGVLQPIVVRPLDQPIQDHPEARYELIMGERRWRASRLAGNSSVPAIVRHTDTGDMLRDALLENLHRAQLNALEEAAAYQQLMEDFNCTQEELSRRIARSRPQISNTLRLLKLPPLVQRRVAANVISAGHARALLGLSDPAAMERLAQRIVAENLSVRAIEELVALGEGGEQVKKPGSHRSSQYQPELSELASRLMDRFETKVKVVMGQKKGRISIDFGSIDDLNRILDLLDEESIDVSRETL